A window of Anabas testudineus chromosome 7, fAnaTes1.2, whole genome shotgun sequence genomic DNA:
AGGCTGTGATCTGTCACTGACCCTGTGAAATAGCTTGCGCGCGAAATTTGTGGCCCAGTGACGTCAGGAAGGCGGGATATCCTTCTATCAGTCTGCTGCATTCAAGGCGGCCCACAGGCGACCGTGAGAGCGGAAGTGAGGCGCTTCACCGTCAAAATAATACACATACGAAAATGGGGTTAGAATAATGTATGATAATGTGGAGTAAATTAGATTCCGAAAAGTAACAAAAAACCAGGTTAATAAAATAAGTGGAGGAAAGGTTAAATACATCTGACGTGTAATAAAGTCAAATTatgaagtagcagaaaatgtaaatacccaagaaaagtacaaatacctcaTAGTTGTACTTACAGTACAATGTACTGTTATGTAACTGAAATGTACTTGCTTTTGATCATTTCAGAAATTGTTACAGGGGGAAGTAGTAAGACAGCATTGAAGAAAACAGGAtttgagaaaataattatttcaactAGGAATATACTAAATATTCAACTTAATCACAGCACATCAATTTgcaaatttaaagtttaaattcgCCATATATCTTTGCTGCCCTGTTTTAGATGTGCAAATATGTATTTGCTTTGTGGAGTTATTGGTTTAGCATTGAAAGGGTTAggactttattttgaaatgatgtTTCCGGAAGTCCTGTGTTTTTACTTCGGCTAATACCAATGTAGCTCCTACTCCGAGCTGCTATAGCTAGCCTGCTAGCCTAAGGAGGCTAGTGTTGCTCCTCACAAAATTGGATCGACAATaagctgttttacatttttttaatgctatATACCACTCGTATTCCCAGTAAACCTTTGTGATTGACTGCTTCTGACCCAAACGCGGTCTTGTAAAGAAACGAAAACGTTATATGATGTCGAAATATACCGGCTGTATCAGCAAACTGTAGCTGGCTAACGGTGGATTTAAGCTTCGAGAGTACAGCAAGTTAGGCGGCTGGCTAAGCAACCATTACTTCAGACCGCCGGCTGCCGAGCGACCTGTGTCAGTCAGCTGCCATAATAGGTAAGATGGCTtgtgtgtaatatttatttaatatagaGTGGTGGAAAACTTTTAAGCCAATGTATCTAACAGCGGTTTGAGTAGTTTTTCGCCTTGTCAGTATTAAAGAATAACAAGCCAGCAAGTTGCCGTTAGTACTGCCACTCTATTAAAGTTAGCAGCCTGGCTAGCTGGATGATGAACGTTTAGTTGTCTCTGTACTTTTACCGCGAAACTCTCATCTTATTAACCCTATCTCATGCCGACTTTACGAGACGAAACGCCGACTCAAAAtcacaatataaatattaagATTGAAAGTGTAGAAAGGCTTTTAACAGcagttttaaaactgtaaatatggCTGACATCTTACTCGAAATAAGGACACGGATCTGTTGATCCGAAACGTGATTGGCTCTGGGGTGGATCAGTCAAACTTCCTGTAAGCTGATTGGCTGTGCCCGTTGTGTTGTGGCTAGAGCTGATAGTAGTTTGTTGCCAACATGTATAAAGTCGAGAATAATCTATAGACTTGGTTTTATATGTCTTGACATTAAAAAGTAGACTAATCCTAAGCAGGACAGTCGGTTAGATGCATTTAGCTACTAGCATTGACTTAGAGTTTTGTGAGTTGAGGTGTGTGAAGGAATGTTTACATTGCAGATAATGCTGACCATAGCTATAATTAATAACACTGTGCTGCTAAATACAACGTGTATCAGATATCGTTTTGTATTTAATGGATGTTTAGCCTCTGTAGTTGTTTGGTAAATCTTTCAGATATTTTGAACAGTCTGCTGTTCAAGCAGCAAAGAATATCTGTAGAAATAAGTGattataaaatttaattaacaaaaacCAGCAGTAATAAGATATTAGTGTTGCCAATAATGTGTTAATTCAGACCAATTTTCTGAATTGAAAACACTTTTACGTTGTTTTTGACTACAAAAATCGATTCTCAATTCTAAGTAGAGAGCGAAGTAATGGCATGTTATCTTTCTATTCAGCTggaacataataaataaatatccttATACAtcaaacaaaatacagtttatgagtattattttaagcactacagatttctcattattttgtttcctttttaccAACAGGAACAAAAGTGTGATCAGTGGCCTATGAGGAAGCCACGTCGAAAAGGCCATGTGGCCGAAGGAGATCGAGCAGATGTCAAGAAGTCCAGTGGGACAGCTGGTAGGCGTGGGGGTGCCCGCCAGCGATCACCATCCCCTTACAGCCTCAAAGCATCTccaaacagagaaacactgacctATGCACAGGCACagaaggtggtggaggtggaacTAGAGGGTAGGCTTCACCGAATTTCTATTCTGGAGCCCTTGGAGGTAATTACTGAAGATGAGATGATGGCTCAGGACATTAGTGAGTGTAACAGCAATAAGGAGAATAGTGAGCAGTCATCACCTCCCACCAGCAGTGCCCAAACAGTACGCAAACCTGTCACACCTAGAGGCCGCAGGAAAGATTCTAAATGTGCCTCTATCAAGTCGCCACCACCTTCCAAGAACCACTGCCCAAATTCTCATCCACAAACACCTGAAAAAGTACATGCTACCCACCATCACCAAGCCCTTCCTGAACCTAAATTTCGCGTGCTAGAAACCTTCACACCAGTTGAGGCACCTCCTCTGCCTACAGCATATTACCGTTACATTGAACGCTCAGCTGAGGAGCAAGAAAACCAGGCAGAATATGACATGGATGAAGAGGATACTGCATGGCTGGCGATGGTCAATGCTGGCCGAAAGTCTGAGGGGTACTCGGCTGTCTCACCGAATACCTTTGAGCTGCTGGTGGACCGGCTGGAAGATGAAGCATACTGGGAAGCCCGCAGCCGGGCACCCTCTCAGAACACTATTGACGATGATGCCTTCTGCTGTGTGTGCCTGGATGATGAGTGCCTCAACAGCAACGTCATCCTCTTCTGTGACTCCTGCAACTTGGCTGTCCATCAGGAGTGCTATGGAGTGCCCTATATTCCCGAGGGCCAGTGGCTGTGCCGCTGCTGCCTCCAATCCCCTCAGAAACCTGTTGACTGTGTTTTATGTCCTAATCGTGGTGGCGCTTTCAAGCAAACAAGTGATGGCCGCTGGGCACATGTGGTATGTGCCATTTGGATCCCTGAAGTCTGCTTTGCGAACACAGTGTTTCTTGAACCAGTGGAAGGGGTCAGTAACATTCCCCCAGCACGCTGGAAATTGACCTGCTACCTGTGCAAGCAGAAGAACCATGGTGCATCTATTCAGTGCCACAAGGCCAACTGTTACACTGCGTTTcatgtcacatgtgctcagcgAGCTGGCCTGTTTATGAAGATTGATCCTGTGCGAGAGACAAATATCAACGGGACCACGTTCACTGTAAAGAAGACAGCGTTCTGTGAGGCCCATTCGCCACCAGGGCAAGAAACTGTCTCGGATGAAGAGAGTGAAGGTAGAGTGGTGGGCAGCAGAGGGAGGGCTAGTAGAGGTCGGAGTGCCTACACAGAGGGTCCAACAACAccaaaaaaaggcagaaaatctGATCATGATACCAAGACGGAGAaaaagaaggggaaaaagaaCACGGAGTCAACAGCTCAACACACTGCTTCACCACAAATGACAGTACCTCAGATACCCACAAACAGgttagattttagttttttttttaaataaaaataaaatattttctctttctcttgttgATTAAAACTTAAAACCCTGTCCCTTTCCAAACATGTAACCAAGGTGGTTTTTATCTACATCAGTACTAGAAAAGGCCAACTTGGTCAAAATGCAGAAATGTCTGAAATTATATCAGCCATGATGACAATAGTGCTTAACAGATTGATTGGGGTGACCTTTTACGTTTCAAATTaaccagcacagcagcagtgctgGTGCTCAGAACTAGTACACAGTGTAggtgatttgtgatttgtgaaacTCTTTTTACTCTgatcacatttttgtcttttttgtaatggttaaattgttgtattttaactGAGGGGGAtaaggaaaaacaacacaccaGTATTATATATCGGCCATCATCCTTCCTGCTTTCTAAAGATCTGGACAGCTATTTAAAAACCCATGCCGGTCATCCACTAGTTGACCATATGATAAACCAACATTTATCTCTGTTATATAGGCTGAATACCATCTGCAAAGGAATCCTCCTCCAAAGGAAAAACCAGTTCATGCAGAGGCTGCATAGCTACTGGTTATTGAAACGTCAGTCAAGGAACGGTGTGCCGCTGGTTCGGCGTTTGCACTCTAACATCCAGCCTCAAAGGAATACCGAACAGGTCAGAGCAGGAAGCCAAACTGCAGCCATGACCATTCTGATGATTACATTTTTTGGGATGTtattcagtgtatttatttgatcattGTCAGCTTAAACTGTTTCTGAAATTCATTGAGTACATTTTATCGGAGCTCTAAAAATGTGTTGCACTTTGTAGCCTGAGGTGGATGAGAAGGTTTCTGCTGCAAGGGAAGCACTGAGATACTGGCAGAAACTTCGGCATGATCTTGAAAAAGCCAGGCTGCTGGTGGAGCTCATCcgcaagagagagaaactcaaaCGAGAACAGGTAACAAATAAGTCTCAAATGCTCACGGGCATAAAGACTAACTGTatttttagggttagggttagggttagggacaACTAAACGTTATCATCcagctaaccctaaccctttattgacagtgtttatttatttatttatttattgtgagagcaaaaacaaactgtatacataaataaatatgtattatattgTAGTATTTCAAGACTGAACATGTGAAGGTCCAAAGAAATTACGAATTTAAGGATATTGAGTTTGAATTGAAGTAAAATCATTACTTTCAAATGTTCTGTTCAAATTTTTGTCGAAATTCCTTGTTCCAGAAATTCCTGGTTCCAGGTGTATGTTTATATTACATGCTAATCATTTAACAAATGCAGGTCAAAGTTCACCAGGCAGCTCTGGAGTTGCAGTTGACCCCAATGTTGGTATTGCTCCGCTCAACTCTGGATCAACTACAGGAGAAGGACACAGCCCAGATCTTTGCAGAGCCAGTCAACATCAAGGAGGtcagacattttactgttacaACACTATGTTGCTTGGAAGTAAGTCATACTTCCAGCATAGGCATAGCCATCAAATCTTTTCTGAAACTTAGTGTTAGAAAACAGCCTTTAATCGAATATTTCATGTGACTATGgatttatctttaaaaacacagagctgctgttttctcttaaACCATATGATGTTAATGCATGTGAGCAGTCATTGAAAAGGTGTCTGACCAGAAATGCATGGGCAGCACTTACTGCTGAATTATATGTGAAGGTCACCTGCTATTATATAAACAACTGGAAAATACAGCTTGCTTACAGTTGTACAGCCTTACGTTTTCACTGTGTGGCAGGCTTGGTGTGTGTCTGCTAATGTCCGTTCTTGCATTAACATTTAGGACAATATGTCTCATCCTTAGGTCCCAGACTACCTGGAGTTCGTCAGCCAGCCCATGGACTTTTCCACTATGCGCACAAAGCTGGAGAGTCATGCCTACTGCTCATTAGCTGGCCTAGAGGCTGACTTCAACCTGATGGTGTCTAACTGCCTCCTGTACAACGCGAAGGACACAGTCTT
This region includes:
- the brpf3b gene encoding bromodomain and PHD finger-containing protein 3 isoform X2 — its product is MRKPRRKGHVAEGDRADVKKSSGTAGRRGGARQRSPSPYSLKASPNRETLTYAQAQKVVEVELEGRLHRISILEPLEVITEDEMMAQDISECNSNKENSEQSSPPTSSAQTVRKPVTPRGRRKDSKCASIKSPPPSKNHCPNSHPQTPEKVHATHHHQALPEPKFRVLETFTPVEAPPLPTAYYRYIERSAEEQENQAEYDMDEEDTAWLAMVNAGRKSEGYSAVSPNTFELLVDRLEDEAYWEARSRAPSQNTIDDDAFCCVCLDDECLNSNVILFCDSCNLAVHQECYGVPYIPEGQWLCRCCLQSPQKPVDCVLCPNRGGAFKQTSDGRWAHVVCAIWIPEVCFANTVFLEPVEGVSNIPPARWKLTCYLCKQKNHGASIQCHKANCYTAFHVTCAQRAGLFMKIDPVRETNINGTTFTVKKTAFCEAHSPPGQETVSDEESEGRVVGSRGRASRGRSAYTEGPTTPKKGRKSDHDTKTEKKKGKKNTESTAQHTASPQMTVPQIPTNRLNTICKGILLQRKNQFMQRLHSYWLLKRQSRNGVPLVRRLHSNIQPQRNTEQPEVDEKVSAAREALRYWQKLRHDLEKARLLVELIRKREKLKREQVKVHQAALELQLTPMLVLLRSTLDQLQEKDTAQIFAEPVNIKEVPDYLEFVSQPMDFSTMRTKLESHAYCSLAGLEADFNLMVSNCLLYNAKDTVFHRAALRLRDLGGAILRYAQRQATNTGLDLDTGMHLAESPQKRDFYSCTWEDVDSVLDPDNRLHMTVEEQLKELLEKLDFVTSMRCSGARTRRIRLLRREINNIRYRQGQHPRNSLHNGHLKEDDEDDDDDEEDDGKDTKADNGPPSDKDLKSTSPPTLEPTGPAPPPRQGDAPLEPPTLRPITGEPQSPSWPCKRLKMDSDLYDSATETVNCIKAQERTPTLHSEGQAMTNGLPELNTPPRLTTGGVGRRTSVLFKKAKNGAKLFRDRDNPLLNGKGLQDEITSNSSTAPNSTASTPSLTPLSTPSKTLQKSPGPPTLNEQWTPIKDLCSDSELERTPNHKLEGGMTNGFKKHNDSGSDSDYSPFPVLHKEMSSPPKRSLGKPALSKVPFLEIVNGDSDYTGNNSQMPEDETELEPLDLVWAKCRGYPSYPALIIDPDIPEEGLLHNGVPIPVPPKDVLHLGEQRQEETNEKLYLVLFFDNKRTWQWLPREKVTPLGVDDTADKLRIMEGRKSSIRKSVQVAYDRAMIHQSRVSHSHGFVTSNYL
- the brpf3b gene encoding bromodomain and PHD finger-containing protein 3 isoform X1, encoding MRKPRRKGHVAEGDRADVKKSSGTAGRRGGARQRSPSPYSLKASPNRETLTYAQAQKVVEVELEGRLHRISILEPLEVITEDEMMAQDISECNSNKENSEQSSPPTSSAQTVRKPVTPRGRRKDSKCASIKSPPPSKNHCPNSHPQTPEKVHATHHHQALPEPKFRVLETFTPVEAPPLPTAYYRYIERSAEEQENQAEYDMDEEDTAWLAMVNAGRKSEGYSAVSPNTFELLVDRLEDEAYWEARSRAPSQNTIDDDAFCCVCLDDECLNSNVILFCDSCNLAVHQECYGVPYIPEGQWLCRCCLQSPQKPVDCVLCPNRGGAFKQTSDGRWAHVVCAIWIPEVCFANTVFLEPVEGVSNIPPARWKLTCYLCKQKNHGASIQCHKANCYTAFHVTCAQRAGLFMKIDPVRETNINGTTFTVKKTAFCEAHSPPGQETVSDEESEGRVVGSRGRASRGRSAYTEGPTTPKKGRKSDHDTKTEKKKGKKNTESTAQHTASPQMTVPQIPTNRLNTICKGILLQRKNQFMQRLHSYWLLKRQSRNGVPLVRRLHSNIQPQRNTEQPEVDEKVSAAREALRYWQKLRHDLEKARLLVELIRKREKLKREQVKVHQAALELQLTPMLVLLRSTLDQLQEKDTAQIFAEPVNIKEVPDYLEFVSQPMDFSTMRTKLESHAYCSLAGLEADFNLMVSNCLLYNAKDTVFHRAALRLRDLGGAILRYAQRQATNTGLDLDTGMHLAESPQKRDFYSCTWEDVDSVLDPDNRLHMTVEEQLKELLEKLDFVTSMRCSGARTRRIRLLRREINNIRYRQGQHPRNSLHNGHLKEDDEDDDDDEEDDGKDTKADNGPPSDKEDLKSTSPPTLEPTGPAPPPRQGDAPLEPPTLRPITGEPQSPSWPCKRLKMDSDLYDSATETVNCIKAQERTPTLHSEGQAMTNGLPELNTPPRLTTGGVGRRTSVLFKKAKNGAKLFRDRDNPLLNGKGLQDEITSNSSTAPNSTASTPSLTPLSTPSKTLQKSPGPPTLNEQWTPIKDLCSDSELERTPNHKLEGGMTNGFKKHNDSGSDSDYSPFPVLHKEMSSPPKRSLGKPALSKVPFLEIVNGDSDYTGNNSQMPEDETELEPLDLVWAKCRGYPSYPALIIDPDIPEEGLLHNGVPIPVPPKDVLHLGEQRQEETNEKLYLVLFFDNKRTWQWLPREKVTPLGVDDTADKLRIMEGRKSSIRKSVQVAYDRAMIHQSRVSHSHGFVTSNYL